The proteins below are encoded in one region of Helianthus annuus cultivar XRQ/B chromosome 2, HanXRQr2.0-SUNRISE, whole genome shotgun sequence:
- the LOC110927357 gene encoding uncharacterized protein LOC110927357: MESSDDEKDHVNEKSTGNESTPISANGTKFVDEVLNGSNERFLENFRMEKHVFYKLCDKLKAKGLLRHTSRIKVEEQLAIFLFIIGHNLRTRAVQELFRYSGETISRHFNNVLNAIIAVSLDFFQPPGSEIPPEIRDDPRFYPYFMDCVGAVNGTHFPVIVGVDEQGPFRNKNGVLSQSVLAACSFNMKFHYVLAGWEGSAPDIKVLNSALTRKNNLKVPEGKYFLVDFKYANIPGFIAPYIGAPYRIIENENGLQPQDAKELFNHRHSLLRSITDRAFGSLKERFPILMSTPSYPLPTQVKLVVAACALHNYIRDETPDDIIFKPFEHENCVLQLEEPVVQPIDFEKPVMMMMHADNQMMDVDVPFDAQQIEQSSQLRDAIATEIWNDYIHDFPVTEV, encoded by the exons ATGGAGAGCTCCGATGACGAAAAGGATCACGTTAACGAGAAATCCACAGGCAACGAATCGACGCCTATCTCTGCTAACGGTACAAAGTTTGTAGATGAAGTTCTCAACGGTTCTAACGAGCGTTTTCTAGAGAATTTCCGGATGGAAAAACATGTGTTTTATAAACTGTGTGACAAGTTAAAAGCTAAAGGTCTCTTACGCCACACTAGCCGAATAAAAGTTGAGGAACAATTAGCCATATTTTTATTCATTATCGGGCATAACCTCCGTACTCGTGCAGTACAAGAGCTGTTTAGATACTCGGGTGAAACCATTAGTCGTCATTTCAACAATGTACTAAACGCAATTATTGCCGTATCGTTAGACTTCTTTCAACCTCCAGGCTCCGAGATTCCTCCAGAAATCCGAGACGATCCGAGATTTTACCCGTATTTCATG GATTGTGTGGGAGCTGTTAACGGCACACATTTTCCTGTAATAGTGGGTGTCGATGAACAAGGACCTTTTCGTAATAAAAACGGTGTTCTGTCACAAAGTGTTCTTGCTGCTTGTTCGTTTAATATGAAGTTTCATTATGTTTTAGCCGGTTGGGAAGGGTCAGCACCGGATATAAAAGTTCTAAATTCGGCTCTTACAAGGAAAAACAACCTTAAAGTCCCTGAAG GTAAATATTTCCTTGTGGATTTCAAATATGCGAACATTCCGGGGTTTATTGCTCCATACATAGGCGCTCCGTACAGGATAATTGAAAATGAAAACGGGTTGCAACCGCAAGACGCTAAAGAGTTATTCAATCACCGTCACTCATTGTTGCGAAGCATCACTGACAGAGCATTTGGATCACTGAAAGAACGGTTTCCGATACTGATGTCCACACCTTCTTACCCTTTACCGACACAG GTGAAATTGGTGGTAGCGGCATGTGCTTTACATAATTACATTCGTGATGAGACGCCTGATGATATTATCTTTAAACCGTTTGAACATGAAAATTGTGTTTTGCAATTGGAGGAACCGGTTGTACAGCCAATTGATTTTGAAAAaccggtgatgatgatgatgcatgcCGATAATCAAATGATGGATGTAGATGTACCCTTTGATGCCCAACAAATTGAACAGAGTTCACAATTGCGTGACGCCATTGCTACTGAGATATGGAATGATTATATTCATGATTTTCCAGTTACTGAAGTTTAA
- the LOC110927356 gene encoding probable indole-3-pyruvate monooxygenase YUCCA7, translating into MSQSHASLVANSHPIYTSAILSNPFHTCPSSLIFSLEFYPIHFTFVFSHLMHCACSVNLNHFQAMVQQALDHSDLFSRRCIVVNGPVIIGAGPSGLAVGAGLRQQGVPFVILERADCIASLWKNKTYDRLKLHLPKQFCQLPFFPFPPNFPEYPSKYQFVDYLESYTKKFEINPRFNESVQSAKYDEVCGLWRVRTVVNDCEVEYICRWLVVATGENADKVVPAFEGLDEFGGHVMHACDYRSGEQYEGKKVLVVGCGNSGMEVCLDLCHHNAFPSMVVRSAVHVLPREIAGKSTFELATTLMKWLPLNMTDKILLILARITLGNLEKYGIKRPLMGPLELKNTIGKTPVLDIGALQKIKSGNIQIVPGIKKFSRGCVELVDGRNLDIDSVILATGYCSNVPSWLKESDLFSKEGMPTTSFPEGWKGKCGVYAVGFTRRGLSGASFDAIRVSQDIAKIWNQETRPLCHSFM; encoded by the exons ATGTCCCAATCACATGCATCTCTGGTGGCCAACTCCCACCCTATTTATACCTCTGCAATACTCTCTAATCCCTTCCACACATGCCCCTCTTCTCTTATTTTCTCTCTTGAGTTCTATCCTATCCATTTCACCTTTGTATTCTCTCATTTGATGCATTGTGCTTGTAGTGTCAATCTTAATCATTTTCAAGCAATGGTTCAACAAGCTCTTGATCATTCAGACCTATTCTCTAGGAGATGCATAGTGGTTAACGGGCCAGTCATAATTGGAGCTGGCCCGTCTGGCCTTGCAGTCGGCGCAGGACTCAGGCAACAAGGGGTTCCTTTTGTGATCCTGGAACGTGCCGACTGCATTGCATCTCTATGGAAAAACAAAACTTATGACCGTCTCAAACTCCATCTTCCTAAGCAATTTTGTCAACTACCCTTTTTCCCTTTCCCACCTAATTTCCCCGAGTACCCTTCTAAATACCAATTCGTCGACTACCTTGAATCATACACGAAAAAGTTTGAGATAAACCCACGATTCAATGAATCAGTTCAGTCAGCCAAGTATGATGAGGTTTGTGGATTATGGCGGGTACGAACAGTGGTAAATGATTGCGAGGTCGAGTACATATGCAGGTGGCTTGTGGTGGCAACCGGTGAAAATGCGGATAAAGTAGTACCGGCATTTGAAGGGCTGGATGAGTTTGGTGGCCATGTTATGCATGCTTGTGACTACCGTTCAGGCGAACAATACGAGGGAAAAAAGGTGTTGGTGGTGGGCTGTGGGAACTCCGGCATGGAAGTCTGTCTTGATCTTTGCCACCACAATGCTTTCCCATCCATGGTTGTCCGAAGCGCT GTTCATGTACTACCAAGGGAGATTGCTGGGAAATCGACGTTTGAATTGGCAACGACTTTGATGAAATGGTTGCCACTAAATATGACTGATAAGATACTGCTGATTCTTGCTAGGATCACACTTGGGAACTTAGAGAAATATGGTATAAAGAGGCCTTTGATGGGTCCACTTGAGCTCAAGAACACTATAGGCAAAACTCCTGTTTTGGATATTGGTGCACTACAAAAGATTAAATCCGGGAACATTCAAATTGTTCCTGGAATCAAGAAGTTTTCAAGGGGATGTGTAGAGCTTGTGGACGGTAGAAATCTTGATATCGATTCGGTTATTTTGGCAACAGGGTATTGCAGCAATGTTCCTTCATGGCTAAAG GAAAGtgatttattttcaaaagaagggATGCCAACGACGTCGTTTCCGGAGGGGTGGAAGGGGAAATGTGGGGTGTATGCAGTTGGGTTCACAAGGAGAGGTCTATCTGGTGCATCATTTGACGCCATTAGAGTGTCACAGGACATTGCTAAAATTTGGAATCAAGAAACCCGGCCATTGTGTCACAGTTTTATGTGA